The Acetivibrio cellulolyticus CD2 genome has a segment encoding these proteins:
- a CDS encoding response regulator transcription factor yields MRSVLIIEDDINIAELERDYLKLNGYKADIVHDGMKGLEKAISGIYEVIIVDLMLPDKNGYEIIKAVRNRFEIPIIVVSAKSEDIDKIRGLDYGADDYLTKPFSPAELAARVKSHINRYERLKGKNTCSEVINHKGLEINAGSHKVFVNGREIQLTTKEYELLFFLASNPNIVFTKEHIFNTIWGDDYYGDTATVPVHIQKIRKKIEKDAGNPQYIETLWGTGYRFNS; encoded by the coding sequence ATGAGAAGTGTTTTGATTATTGAAGATGATATTAATATTGCAGAGCTGGAACGCGATTACCTTAAATTAAACGGATACAAGGCCGATATTGTCCATGATGGCATGAAGGGATTGGAAAAAGCTATCTCAGGCATCTATGAAGTTATAATTGTAGATCTGATGTTGCCCGATAAAAATGGTTATGAGATAATAAAAGCGGTGAGAAATAGATTTGAGATTCCCATAATTGTGGTGTCTGCAAAGAGCGAGGATATTGATAAAATAAGGGGACTTGACTATGGTGCTGATGATTATCTGACTAAACCATTTAGTCCTGCTGAGCTTGCAGCAAGAGTAAAATCCCATATTAACAGATATGAAAGGTTAAAGGGTAAAAATACATGTTCAGAGGTAATTAACCATAAAGGATTGGAGATCAACGCAGGATCACATAAGGTTTTTGTGAATGGCAGGGAAATACAATTGACGACCAAGGAGTACGAGCTTCTATTTTTTCTCGCTTCCAATCCCAATATTGTTTTCACAAAAGAGCATATCTTCAACACTATCTGGGGTGACGATTATTATGGGGATACAGCTACTGTGCCGGTTCATATACAGAAAATAAGAAAGAAGATTGAGAAGGATGCCGGGAATCCACAGTATATCGAAACTTTGTGGGGTACGGGGTACAGGTTTAATTCATGA
- a CDS encoding DNA gyrase/topoisomerase IV subunit B, whose translation MSKQSKVEQYGNESITSLKGADRVRLRPSVIFGSDGIEGCEHSVFEILSNSIDEAREGFGRVIEVSRFKDNSVMIKDHGRGIPLDYNEKEQRYNWELVFCELYAGGKYKNNSGENYEFSLGLNGLGSCATQYSSEYMDVTVYRDGFKYDLHFEKGENVGGLLKQKCNYEGTGTIIKWKPDLDVFTDINIPLEYYSNILKKQAVVNAGLKFVLFDEESTETFEYCYENGIVDYITEVSSEKSFTGIQFYETSTKGRDREDKPEYKVKMQIAFSFNNEINMMEYYHNSSFLEHGGAPDKAVKNAFVYEIDKCIKARGKYTKDEAKITFQDIQDSLILVTNSFSTITSYENQTKKSITNKFIQEAMTDFLKQQLEVYFIENKMESDKIIEQIIVNKRSRETAEKTRINIKKKLTGNIDISNRVKKFVDCRTKDINRREIYIVEGDSALGACKLGRDAEFQAIIPVRGKILNCLKADYDNIFKSEIIVDLLKVLGCGVEIKSKHNKELNTFDINNFRWSKIIICTDADVDGFQIRTLILAMIYRLVPTLINLGKVFIAESPLFEITHKDKTYFAYSDKEKNDIVAKLNGKYSVQRSKGLGENQPEMMWETTMNPESRKLIKVMPDDVESTERMFDVLLGDNLPGRKNFIEENGYRYLDMIDVS comes from the coding sequence ATGTCAAAGCAAAGTAAAGTTGAACAGTATGGCAATGAGAGTATTACCTCTTTAAAAGGTGCTGATAGGGTAAGGCTAAGGCCTTCAGTTATATTTGGATCTGATGGTATTGAGGGGTGCGAGCATTCTGTTTTTGAGATACTTTCAAATTCAATAGATGAAGCAAGAGAAGGCTTTGGAAGGGTAATTGAGGTTTCAAGGTTTAAGGATAATTCTGTGATGATAAAGGATCATGGAAGAGGAATACCCCTCGATTATAATGAAAAAGAGCAGAGATACAACTGGGAATTGGTTTTTTGTGAGCTTTATGCAGGTGGTAAGTACAAGAACAATTCCGGAGAGAATTATGAATTCAGTCTCGGCTTAAACGGACTTGGAAGCTGTGCTACGCAATATAGTTCTGAATATATGGATGTCACTGTTTACAGAGATGGGTTCAAATACGATTTGCATTTTGAAAAGGGTGAAAATGTAGGTGGGCTCCTAAAGCAAAAGTGCAATTATGAGGGAACAGGAACCATTATAAAATGGAAACCTGATCTTGACGTATTTACAGATATTAATATACCGCTTGAGTATTATTCAAATATTCTTAAAAAGCAGGCGGTTGTAAATGCCGGTTTGAAGTTTGTCCTTTTTGATGAGGAGTCAACAGAGACGTTTGAATACTGCTATGAGAATGGAATTGTTGACTATATAACTGAAGTGTCTAGTGAAAAGTCCTTTACAGGTATTCAATTTTATGAAACAAGTACAAAGGGAAGAGACAGGGAAGATAAACCGGAATACAAAGTAAAGATGCAGATAGCGTTCAGTTTTAATAACGAGATCAATATGATGGAATATTATCATAATTCAAGTTTTCTTGAACATGGAGGAGCTCCTGACAAGGCTGTCAAAAACGCTTTTGTATACGAAATAGACAAGTGTATAAAAGCACGCGGCAAGTATACCAAGGATGAAGCCAAGATAACATTTCAGGACATCCAGGACAGCTTGATACTTGTTACAAATTCATTCTCAACAATTACAAGCTACGAAAACCAGACCAAAAAGTCAATAACAAACAAGTTTATTCAGGAAGCGATGACTGATTTTTTGAAGCAGCAGCTTGAGGTATACTTCATTGAAAACAAGATGGAAAGTGACAAGATAATTGAGCAGATCATTGTGAACAAGAGAAGCCGTGAGACTGCTGAAAAGACAAGAATTAATATAAAAAAGAAGCTTACCGGAAATATTGATATATCCAATAGGGTTAAGAAATTTGTTGACTGTAGGACGAAAGATATCAACAGAAGAGAGATTTATATAGTGGAGGGAGATTCAGCGTTAGGTGCATGTAAGCTGGGCAGAGATGCTGAGTTTCAGGCGATAATACCTGTAAGAGGTAAGATACTGAACTGCTTGAAAGCAGACTATGATAATATTTTTAAGAGTGAAATAATCGTAGATCTTTTAAAGGTTTTGGGCTGTGGTGTAGAAATTAAGAGCAAGCATAACAAGGAGCTTAATACATTTGATATCAACAACTTCAGATGGAGTAAGATAATTATCTGTACAGATGCCGATGTAGACGGCTTCCAGATCAGGACTCTTATACTTGCCATGATTTACAGGTTAGTACCTACACTGATTAATTTAGGAAAGGTTTTTATAGCTGAGTCACCGCTTTTTGAAATAACACACAAGGATAAAACATATTTTGCGTATTCCGATAAGGAAAAAAACGATATAGTTGCAAAACTCAATGGAAAGTATAGCGTTCAACGTTCAAAGGGACTTGGTGAAAACCAGCCGGAGATGATGTGGGAGACAACCATGAATCCCGAATCAAGAAAGCTTATTAAGGTAATGCCAGATGATGTGGAAAGCACCGAGAGAATGTTTGATGTCCTGCTGGGGGACAATCTTCCGGGGAGAAAGAATTTTATTGAAGAAAACGGCTACAGGTATCTGGATATGATAGACGTATCGTAG
- a CDS encoding threonine/serine exporter family protein, with translation MEEIILAFIASLCPAIMYNVTRKNLLWVGLSGMLGWITYAWILESTGNVVISSFLGAVVVGLYSESVARLIKAPAMVFSIPGIFPLVPGIAIYNSTQYISENKLFEAANTGIQAIASAAAIAFGILLISAVFRLLKKRKNKNLRSI, from the coding sequence ATGGAAGAGATTATTTTAGCTTTTATAGCGAGTCTATGTCCAGCAATAATGTACAATGTAACAAGAAAGAATCTGTTATGGGTTGGGTTATCCGGTATGCTGGGGTGGATTACATATGCCTGGATACTTGAATCTACAGGCAATGTTGTAATATCGAGCTTTTTAGGTGCTGTCGTAGTGGGGTTGTACAGCGAAAGCGTTGCAAGATTGATAAAAGCTCCTGCTATGGTATTTTCCATTCCGGGAATTTTTCCTCTGGTTCCAGGAATTGCGATTTATAATTCTACACAATATATTTCTGAAAATAAGCTGTTTGAAGCTGCAAATACGGGAATACAAGCTATAGCCAGTGCGGCTGCTATTGCTTTTGGAATATTGCTGATATCAGCTGTCTTTCGGTTGTTAAAAAAGAGAAAAAATAAAAATCTGAGGAGTATTTAG
- a CDS encoding threonine/serine exporter family protein, giving the protein MKINQVMEIAVKAGKILLTNGSEIYRVEDTIGRICRCYGVDAECFVLPTGIFITVIGKDGEPLSFVKRINDRTVDLSCIEKVNSFSRGLQENIMSYEDAIRILDSIEKEKGYRFGLRLIVAGITALVYTLLFKGTVQDSIAAFFIGMLIYFANEKISRAGIFRFFEYFASGLIAASVSIIAVKLFPVLNIYRIIISSIIMMLPGVAITNALKDALHGDIVSSQFGIAEAIFIVVALSAGVAIILSFGLRWI; this is encoded by the coding sequence ATGAAAATAAATCAGGTGATGGAAATAGCTGTGAAGGCGGGCAAAATCCTGTTGACCAATGGCTCAGAGATTTACAGGGTTGAGGATACAATTGGAAGAATTTGTAGGTGCTATGGTGTTGACGCTGAATGCTTTGTACTTCCAACAGGAATATTTATAACTGTTATTGGGAAGGATGGAGAACCGCTCTCCTTTGTTAAGCGAATTAATGATAGGACAGTGGATTTAAGCTGTATAGAAAAAGTTAATTCGTTTTCTAGAGGCCTTCAGGAGAATATAATGTCTTATGAAGATGCTATTAGAATTTTAGACAGTATAGAGAAAGAGAAGGGCTATAGATTTGGATTAAGACTTATTGTTGCGGGCATTACTGCTTTAGTATATACTCTCCTTTTTAAGGGCACTGTTCAGGATTCTATAGCTGCTTTTTTTATTGGAATGCTGATATATTTCGCTAATGAGAAGATATCTCGGGCAGGGATATTTAGATTTTTTGAATATTTTGCATCTGGTTTGATAGCTGCAAGCGTGAGTATTATAGCTGTAAAGTTATTTCCTGTTTTAAATATATACAGAATAATTATTTCCTCAATTATAATGATGCTTCCCGGAGTTGCAATAACAAATGCTTTAAAAGATGCGCTTCATGGTGATATTGTATCAAGCCAGTTCGGAATTGCAGAAGCAATATTTATCGTTGTAGCTTTAAGTGCAGGAGTCGCTATCATATTATCATTTGGATTAAGGTGGATTTAA
- a CDS encoding DNA gyrase/topoisomerase IV subunit A — protein MSKSRLIEQKIVDTLEKNYMPYAMSVIVSRAIPEIDGLKPSHRKLLYTMYKMGLLTGGRTKSANVVGQTMKLNPHGDMAIYETMVRLTRGNDALLHPYVDSKGNFGKQYSRDMHFAAPRYTEVKLDKICEELFRDLDKDAVDFVDNYDGTMKEPTLLPITFPNILVSANQGIAVGMASNICSFNLNEVCETAIQFINNENIEVSDYLKAPDFTSGGQLIYKEKDIKEIYNTGRGSFKVRGKYRYDKENNCIEIYEIPYTTTTEAIIDSIIELVKNNKIKDILDVRDETDLDGLKVTIDIRRNTDPDALMNKLYKLTPLEDSFGCNFNLLINGRPKVLGIKGILANWIEFRVDCIKRQTLFDINKKSDRLHLLVGLKKILLDIDKAIRLIRETEEDAMVIPNLMDGFGVDHVQAEFIAEIKLRNLNKEYILDKVSEIDKLEKEIAELKDIYGNDKKIKKIIVKQLGEVSKKYGKPRRTDILHEEHVEEITQEHFIEDYNLKIFLTDHNYLKKIPLTSLRTSPEHKLKDDDSIVQEIETHNKADLLLFSNKQTVYKIRIYEIDDCKASSLGDYLTNLLGLEADERIINIVATDDYKGYMIFAFENGKVAKIDLESYATKTNRKKLANAYSDLSKIIYMQYITEDEELVAFSSLKKVLIFSTSNINPKSTRDSQGVQVLKEKKGSVMTTVKRLSEVSFKDLDYYRTKNIPAVGCYIKDEDKEDGQIKFEL, from the coding sequence ATGTCCAAAAGTCGATTAATTGAACAGAAGATTGTTGATACACTTGAAAAAAATTATATGCCCTATGCCATGAGCGTAATTGTTTCAAGGGCAATACCTGAAATAGACGGTCTTAAGCCATCGCACAGGAAACTCCTGTATACCATGTATAAAATGGGCTTATTGACAGGGGGACGAACCAAATCGGCCAATGTTGTCGGTCAGACTATGAAGCTTAATCCTCATGGAGATATGGCAATTTACGAGACAATGGTAAGGCTGACAAGGGGTAATGATGCGCTTTTGCACCCTTATGTCGACTCTAAGGGAAACTTCGGAAAACAGTATTCAAGGGATATGCACTTTGCAGCGCCCCGTTATACGGAAGTTAAGCTTGATAAGATATGTGAGGAGCTTTTTAGAGACCTTGACAAGGATGCCGTTGATTTTGTAGACAATTATGACGGAACAATGAAAGAGCCTACTCTTCTTCCGATAACTTTTCCTAATATTCTGGTAAGTGCAAATCAGGGAATAGCTGTTGGAATGGCCAGTAATATTTGCAGTTTCAATCTGAATGAGGTTTGCGAGACTGCCATTCAATTTATAAACAATGAAAATATAGAGGTCTCAGATTACTTAAAGGCACCGGATTTTACATCAGGCGGGCAGCTTATATATAAAGAGAAGGATATTAAAGAAATATATAACACCGGCAGAGGAAGCTTTAAAGTAAGAGGGAAATACAGGTATGACAAGGAAAACAACTGCATCGAAATCTATGAAATACCGTACACTACAACTACTGAAGCTATCATAGATTCAATTATTGAGCTTGTTAAGAATAATAAGATTAAAGATATTTTGGATGTAAGGGATGAAACTGATCTCGACGGTCTTAAGGTCACCATCGATATAAGAAGGAATACCGATCCGGATGCCTTAATGAATAAGCTTTACAAGCTGACACCGCTCGAAGACAGTTTTGGGTGCAACTTTAATCTTTTGATAAATGGCCGACCTAAGGTGCTTGGCATAAAAGGTATATTGGCTAATTGGATTGAATTCAGGGTAGATTGTATTAAGAGGCAAACTCTGTTCGATATAAATAAAAAGTCGGATAGGCTCCATTTATTAGTCGGTTTGAAGAAAATACTTTTGGATATAGATAAGGCAATAAGATTAATCAGGGAAACTGAAGAGGATGCAATGGTTATACCAAACCTTATGGACGGTTTTGGGGTAGACCATGTGCAGGCGGAATTTATCGCGGAAATAAAGCTGAGAAATTTAAACAAGGAATACATTTTAGACAAGGTCAGCGAGATTGACAAGCTTGAGAAAGAAATTGCAGAGTTAAAAGATATATATGGAAATGACAAAAAGATAAAGAAAATAATAGTCAAGCAGCTGGGCGAGGTTTCAAAAAAATACGGCAAGCCGAGACGTACTGATATACTGCATGAAGAGCATGTTGAAGAAATTACTCAGGAACATTTTATTGAGGATTATAACTTAAAGATATTTTTAACCGATCACAACTACTTGAAAAAGATACCTCTTACGTCTTTAAGAACAAGTCCTGAGCATAAGCTGAAAGACGATGACTCTATAGTTCAGGAGATTGAGACTCATAATAAAGCTGATTTACTGTTGTTCTCAAACAAGCAGACAGTATATAAGATCAGGATTTATGAAATTGACGATTGTAAGGCAAGCAGTCTGGGTGACTATCTGACCAACCTTTTAGGACTGGAAGCAGATGAAAGGATTATTAATATAGTTGCAACCGATGACTATAAAGGCTATATGATTTTTGCATTTGAAAATGGAAAAGTTGCAAAGATTGATTTGGAAAGCTACGCGACAAAGACAAACCGCAAAAAGCTTGCAAATGCCTATAGTGATTTGTCAAAAATAATATATATGCAATACATTACTGAGGATGAGGAACTCGTTGCGTTCAGTAGTCTTAAGAAAGTATTGATATTTAGTACTTCAAATATCAACCCTAAATCCACCAGGGATTCTCAGGGAGTTCAGGTACTCAAGGAAAAGAAGGGAAGCGTGATGACCACTGTAAAAAGGTTATCTGAGGTTTCGTTCAAAGACCTTGATTATTACAGGACAAAAAATATACCGGCTGTCGGATGTTATATCAAGGATGAAGATAAAGAGGACGGTCAGATTAAGTTTGAACTTTGA
- the safA gene encoding SafA/ExsA family spore coat assembly protein, protein MKKRISLIFLFVFMFSVSVFAQSQTYTVKSGDTMWKIASKFQVGTSEIISANPQVKNPALIYPGQKLAIPSVTVKTQENEVIRLVNAERAKAGLQPLTQNWQLSRVARYKSQDMIDKGYFSHTSPTYGSPFKMMESFGIRYSAAGENIAMGQQSPTEVMNAWMNSPGHRNNILSPSFTQIGVGLAKDKNGRMYWTQMFIKPL, encoded by the coding sequence ATGAAAAAAAGAATAAGTTTGATATTCTTGTTTGTTTTTATGTTTTCAGTAAGCGTTTTTGCTCAATCACAGACCTACACAGTGAAATCCGGTGATACGATGTGGAAAATCGCCAGTAAATTCCAGGTAGGAACTAGTGAAATAATCTCAGCAAACCCCCAGGTCAAAAACCCAGCTCTCATTTATCCTGGACAGAAATTAGCAATACCAAGCGTAACTGTTAAGACCCAGGAGAATGAAGTAATAAGGCTTGTTAATGCTGAGAGGGCAAAAGCCGGACTTCAACCCTTAACTCAAAACTGGCAGTTGTCAAGAGTTGCAAGGTATAAGTCACAGGATATGATAGACAAAGGCTATTTCTCTCATACCTCTCCTACTTACGGATCTCCGTTCAAGATGATGGAATCCTTTGGCATTAGATACTCTGCCGCAGGCGAAAACATTGCCATGGGTCAGCAAAGCCCAACTGAAGTAATGAACGCTTGGATGAATTCCCCAGGCCATAGAAACAATATTTTGAGTCCTTCATTTACACAAATCGGTGTAGGTCTCGCAAAAGACAAAAACGGAAGAATGTATTGGACTCAGATGTTTATCAAGCCTTTATAA
- a CDS encoding stalk domain-containing protein: protein MKKIVCLAIFCIVIAVSFTLVSASDNVAESKDIKIVINGKTGTYSDVPLIVNGRTMLPLREVLTNLGIQNDDEHIIWNGSKKCVTVKNDSKKIYLEVGNVKASVNDKIEKAHIEISINKDTYLINSIKVIIDSTLREDFQFTADINYTEYNQNLDIVIPSELLAGKE, encoded by the coding sequence GTGAAAAAGATTGTTTGTTTAGCTATATTTTGTATCGTTATTGCAGTGTCTTTTACGCTAGTAAGCGCTTCTGACAATGTTGCCGAAAGTAAAGATATAAAGATCGTAATTAATGGAAAGACAGGTACTTACAGCGATGTGCCGTTAATTGTAAATGGCAGAACAATGCTGCCTTTAAGAGAAGTGCTTACCAATCTTGGAATTCAAAATGACGATGAACATATTATATGGAATGGGAGCAAAAAGTGTGTTACCGTAAAAAACGATTCTAAAAAAATATATCTGGAAGTAGGAAATGTAAAGGCAAGTGTAAATGATAAAATTGAAAAAGCACATATTGAGATATCTATCAATAAAGATACATATCTTATAAATAGTATAAAAGTGATAATTGATAGTACTTTGAGGGAAGATTTTCAATTCACTGCAGATATAAATTATACGGAATATAATCAGAATTTAGATATAGTAATACCATCGGAGCTTTTAGCTGGTAAGGAATAA
- a CDS encoding YtxH domain-containing protein yields MKFLKSLKDAKNKKEKEKKAKAVKKFAAAATLGSAVGAVTGLLFAPKAGKETRQDIANNVKEASESVKDSANNVKEKAAGIQNGLKGIWGNVSKFFTKDSGKNVETEDAMQEEQPAEKE; encoded by the coding sequence ATGAAATTTTTAAAGTCTTTGAAGGATGCTAAAAATAAGAAAGAAAAAGAAAAAAAGGCTAAGGCGGTTAAAAAATTTGCTGCAGCTGCAACTCTAGGTTCCGCTGTTGGAGCCGTAACAGGGTTACTCTTTGCACCTAAAGCCGGTAAAGAGACAAGACAGGATATTGCAAACAATGTTAAGGAAGCGTCAGAAAGTGTAAAGGATTCTGCTAATAATGTGAAAGAAAAGGCAGCTGGAATTCAGAATGGTTTAAAGGGTATTTGGGGTAATGTTAGTAAATTCTTTACTAAAGATAGTGGAAAAAACGTTGAGACGGAAGATGCAATGCAGGAAGAACAGCCTGCTGAAAAAGAATAA
- a CDS encoding HAMP domain-containing sensor histidine kinase: MGLCQKFKGKFKKCNKEKCALACMECDTSNLPKHIRELKKYKAEFQRFHRYIKYAKPVIVIFTLLVWYILIKYGGFKAFSVFIALLFSMVTFFEFFFLRRIEAKILNPIGSLKNGVSEIARGNYDVEIKNCVSNEIGQLIDSFNEMARKLKEGEKVKSEYEENRKTIIANISHDLKTPMTSIQGYIEAILDDTVISREDLSKYLKIIYSNSEYMNKLIDDLFLFSKLDMQKLDFNFAEVEAIPFFNDLFEEFELEFQERGFKFAYTNKLEENVVFNIDTKRIHQIFRNVIGNAVKYRGGASLSLWVDLYMEKDFVCVDVRDDGRGIGEDKLEHVFDRFYRVDTERTKDLLSTGLGLAIAKELVEAHGGKISASSVEGSGTCFTIRIPALIISR; this comes from the coding sequence ATGGGCCTTTGCCAAAAGTTTAAGGGAAAATTTAAAAAGTGTAATAAGGAAAAATGCGCATTAGCCTGTATGGAATGCGATACTTCGAATTTACCGAAGCATATCAGGGAATTAAAAAAGTATAAAGCCGAGTTTCAGCGTTTTCATCGGTATATCAAATATGCTAAACCGGTAATTGTTATTTTTACACTTCTGGTATGGTACATTCTCATAAAATATGGAGGTTTTAAGGCCTTTAGTGTTTTTATTGCTTTATTATTCAGTATGGTTACATTTTTTGAGTTTTTCTTTTTGCGTAGAATCGAAGCAAAAATATTAAATCCTATAGGAAGTCTGAAAAATGGAGTTTCTGAAATTGCTCGCGGTAATTATGATGTAGAAATTAAGAATTGTGTATCAAATGAGATAGGCCAGCTGATTGACTCATTTAATGAAATGGCCCGGAAGCTTAAGGAAGGGGAAAAGGTGAAGTCTGAATATGAGGAAAACAGGAAAACGATTATAGCAAACATATCTCATGATTTAAAAACTCCTATGACGTCAATACAAGGCTACATAGAAGCTATTTTGGATGATACTGTGATATCAAGGGAAGATTTGTCTAAATATCTTAAGATAATATATAGCAATTCTGAGTATATGAACAAATTGATAGATGATCTGTTTCTGTTCTCTAAATTGGATATGCAAAAGCTTGATTTTAATTTTGCAGAAGTTGAAGCAATACCATTTTTTAATGATCTGTTTGAGGAATTTGAACTTGAGTTTCAGGAAAGAGGGTTTAAGTTTGCCTATACGAATAAGCTTGAGGAAAATGTAGTTTTCAATATAGATACCAAAAGAATACATCAGATTTTCAGAAATGTAATAGGAAATGCCGTTAAGTACAGGGGTGGAGCAAGTTTATCCCTATGGGTTGATTTATATATGGAGAAGGATTTTGTTTGTGTAGACGTTAGAGATGACGGCCGGGGAATTGGAGAGGACAAGCTGGAACATGTTTTTGACAGGTTTTACCGTGTTGATACTGAGCGAACCAAAGACCTTTTGAGTACCGGGCTTGGCTTGGCAATAGCAAAAGAACTTGTAGAAGCACATGGTGGTAAAATAAGTGCCTCAAGTGTTGAGGGCAGTGGAACTTGCTTTACAATAAGAATTCCTGCCTTAATAATAAGCCGGTAG
- a CDS encoding superoxide dismutase family protein, producing the protein MTMMNAVQPWPVTSAEAVAYIRGGTLAPQISGHVIFKDVPGGTQIYVEVSGLPEYKPGKNGEAPVGPHGFHIHENGNCEVGNREEPFMAAGGHWNPNGQPHGNHAGDFPVLFSNHGIARMCFFTDKFKVKDILGRAVIIHNNPDDYRTQPAGNSGKRLACGVIEPRFRFCQE; encoded by the coding sequence ATGACAATGATGAATGCAGTGCAGCCTTGGCCTGTAACTAGTGCGGAGGCTGTTGCCTATATACGTGGAGGTACACTCGCTCCGCAGATCAGTGGCCATGTGATATTTAAGGATGTACCGGGCGGGACACAAATATATGTTGAAGTATCAGGGCTTCCGGAATACAAACCGGGTAAAAACGGTGAAGCGCCTGTAGGACCACACGGTTTTCACATACACGAAAACGGTAATTGCGAAGTTGGTAATAGAGAAGAGCCATTCATGGCAGCAGGAGGACATTGGAATCCTAATGGCCAGCCACATGGCAATCATGCAGGAGATTTTCCAGTGTTATTTTCCAACCATGGTATTGCAAGGATGTGCTTTTTTACTGACAAATTTAAAGTAAAAGATATTTTAGGAAGGGCAGTTATAATACACAATAATCCTGATGATTATAGGACTCAACCGGCTGGAAATTCAGGCAAAAGGCTTGCTTGCGGAGTTATTGAACCTAGATTCCGATTTTGCCAAGAATAG